One window of the Vigna radiata var. radiata cultivar VC1973A chromosome 1, Vradiata_ver6, whole genome shotgun sequence genome contains the following:
- the LOC106774263 gene encoding proline--tRNA ligase, chloroplastic/mitochondrial: protein MLSLRLTSFTHLLSPPSSAAIARRSRAILRRRHHLRKRPLAASFSAQSATAETQDRVNNSKNRVPEQVITPRSQDFNAWYLDVIANAELADYGPVRGTMVIRPYGYAIWEAIQEYLNVKFKETGHSNMYFPQFIPYSFIEKEASHVEGFSPELALVTIGGGKELEEKLVVRPTSETIVNHMFTQWIHSYRDLPLLINQWANVTRWEMRTKPFVRTLEFLWQEGHTAHASPEEAEDEAIQMIDIYTRFAYEQAAIPVITGRKSKVETFAGACKTYTIEAMMGDKKALQAGTSHNLGQNFSRAFGTQFTDENGIREHVWQTSWAISTRFVGGIIMTHGDDAGLILPPKIAPIQVVIVPIWKKDEEKAAVLNAALTVKDVLQKSGIKVKLDDSDQRTPGWKFNFWEMKGVPLRIEIGPRDVASGSVVISRRDIPGKQGKVFGISMEPSNLEAYVKDKLDEIQSSLLERAIAFRDSNIVDVSTYNDLKAAISEGKWARGPWSASDEDELKVKEETGATIRCYPFEQPKGIKTCLMTGNPAEEVAIFAKSY from the exons ATGTTGTCTCTCAGGCTAACCTCTTTCACCCACCTCTTATCCCCGCCCTCTTCCGCCGCCATCGCGCGCCGTTCCCGCGCGATTCTCCGGCGGCGCCACCACCTCCGGAAAAGGCCGCTTGCCGCCTCGTTCTCCGCCCAGAGCGCGACGGCGGAGACACAGGACAGAGTCAACAACTCGAAGAACCGAGTTCCCGAGCAAGTCATCACGCCACGATCACAGGACTTCAACGCGTGGTATCTCGACGTTATTGCCAATGCTGAGTTAGCGGATTATGGTCCGGTTCGCGGCACCATGGTCATCCGTCCCTACGGTTACGCCATTTGGGAAGCCATTCAG GAATACTTGAATGTGAAGTTCAAGGAGACTGGGCACAGTAACATGTATTTTCCCCAG TTTATCCCATACTCTTTTATAGAGAAAGAAGCTAGTCACGTTGAGGGTTTCAGTCCTGAATTAGCTCTGGTGACAATTGGGGGTGGAAAGGAACTTGAAGAGAAACTCGTG GTCCGGCCTACAAGTGAAACCATTGTGAATCATATGTTTACTCAATGGATCCATAGCTATCGTGATCTTCCTCTATTGATTAATCAG TGGGCAAACGTGACTAGATGGGAGATGCGCACTAAACCATTTGTGAGAACTCTGGAATTTCTTTGGCAAGAAGGGCATACTGCTCATGCTTCTCCAGAGGAGGCAGAGGATGAG GCTATACAGATGATTGACATCTATACCAGATTTGCATATGAGCAGGCTGCAATACCTGTTATTACTGGTCGCAAATCTAAAGTGGAAACGTTTGCTGGTGCTTGTAAGACCTATACAATTGAGGCTATGATGGGTGACAAGAAAGCACTACAAGCAGGAACCAGTCATAACCTTGGGCAAAACTTTTCCCGTGCCTTTGGGACACAG TTCACAGATGAAAATGGAATTAGAGAACATGTTTGGCAGACATCATGGGCAATCAGTACCCGTTTTGTTGGAGGCATCATCATGACCCATGGAGATGATGCAGGCCTAATACTTCCCCCAAAGATTGCACCGATACAG GTGGTAATTGTTCCCATTTGGAAGAAGGATGAAGAAAAAGCTGCAGTTCTAAATGCAGCATTGACTGTAAAGGATGTACTTCAAAAATCAGGGATTAAAGTTAAACTTGATGACTCAGATCAAAGAACCCCTGGATGGAAATTCAATTTCTGGGAAATGAAG GGAGTTCCTCTTAGAATTGAAATTGGTCCTCGTGATGTGGCTAGTGGAAGTGTGGTAATATCAAGGAGAGATATCCCTGGGAAGCAAGGAAAAGTGTTTGGAATCTCTATGGAACCTTCGAATTTGGAGGCTTATGTTAAAGACAAGTTAGATGAGATACAGTCGTCTCTTTTGGAAAGAGCAATTGCATTTCGAGACAG TAATATCGTAGATGTAAGCACATACAATGATCTTAAAGCTGCAATATCTGAAGGGAAATGGGCAAGGGGCCCTTGGTCTGCTAG TGATGAGGACGAGTTAAAAGTGAAGGAAGAAACCGGAGCAACTATTAGATGTTATCCTTTTGAACAGCCAAAAGGGATTAAAACATGCTTGATGACCGGTAATCCTGCTGAAGAAGTGGCTATTTTCGCTAAATCTTACTAA